TCGCACTCGGTCTGGTGTTCTCCCTCCTGTGCTACCTGACCACGAACCTCTCACCAGGCGGCATGATCACCCCCGGCTGGCTCGCCCTCACCCTCGTCGACGATCTGCGGCGCGCCGCCATGGTCGCGGGCGTGGCAGGCCTGACCTACCTGCTGACCAAGCTGCTGCAGCGCTTCGTCATCCTCTACGGCAAGCGGCTGTTCGCCGCCGTCGTGCTCACCGGTGTCCTGCTCCAGGCCGGGCTCTCCCTGTTGCTCCAGCAGCAGTTCCCCCTGCTTTTCGCCCATCAGACCCTCGGGTTCATCGTCCCCGGTCTCATCGCCTACCAGCTCGAGAGGCAACCCAAGACAGCGACGGTCCTCTCCACCGGCACGGTCACGTTCGCCACCTACGTGATTGTGGTGTCCGGGCTGCTGCTGGGTGCTCTGCCCACGACATGAGCCGCCTCCTCCCCGACATGCGGCGCCATCTCTCCCTTCCGCCCACCGGAGTTGCCCAGTGAAACGCCTCCTGCCCGGAATCCGTAGGTTCTCCCTGACCAGGAACGCGGCCCTGTTCCTGGTGACAGCCGTCCTGCTCGCGGCGAGCTGTGTGCTGTCGGTGCAGTTCAGGCACCGCACCGACCATCCGGAGGCATCACCGGCATCACCGGGGGCCGGAATCCCGGCCGGTAGCGGCCCGCTGCACTTCGAGCGGATCGGCAACCCCGCCCGCACGGTTGTCCGCGACCGGCACGGCACCGTCATCGCCACGTTCACCGACGGCGCCCGTACGGCCGTGCTGACAGGGCCCAGCAGGACCTTCGCGGAGCCGCGTACGACGGATGCCCAGGTCGTCACCAAGAGCTGGGTGCGGCTGCTGCCCGAGGCATGGGCCCGTGGCGCGGAGCAGAGCGACTGGTTCAAGACCTGGCTCAGGTCCCGGCTCGGCAGCCGCGATCCCGACATCCTCGCCACGGCCTTCGACTACATAGCCGGTGCCCCGGCCCGGACGACGGCGGCGGGAGTCCCATACAGCGGTGCTGCCCGCTACACACCCGGCACCACCAGCGACTCCGGGCGTGCCCGGCAAGGGAAGCCGCGCATGGGTTCGGACTTCTACGACTACCTGGGCATCCCCTGGACCTTCCCCGACGCAGTCACCCGCCGCCCCGAGAAGGACCGCTCACGCTCCGTCGACAGCTCCGGCTATGTCCGGCTGGTGTACGGATACCGCTCGGGGTTCCCGCTGAACAGCAGGGACAGCCCGGCGGGCAGCGGGCTGCAGCGGACCCCCGACGCGATCGCCCACGGGCGGCTCGGCGTACCCGTGATCCCCCTCACCGACCGCCGCCCCGCTGTCATCCAGCAGCTCCAGCCCGGCGACCTGGTCTTCTTCAGAACACGGGAGCTGCCCGGCGGACGGATCGGCCACATCGGGATCTACCTCGGCCTGGACACCGCCGACCACCCGCGTTTCATCTCCAGCCGGAAGAGCGCGGGCGGTCCCACCATGGGTGACAAGGGCGGTACCTCACGGCTCGACGGTGACGGCTACTACGCACAAGGGCTGCGCGCGGCCCGCCGCCTCTGACCGCGCTCCGACCGGGTCGACGCCCTGGTTCCCGCAGATCCGCAGGTTCTTCGTTTGTCGGGTCGGCTCCCTTCAGGACGGTGGGTTCCAGCCTGTCGGCGGGGTGGATCCCGCTGACCGGCGGAGTGACTTTCGGTGAACGGTGCGCTGGGATGAGACGGGTGACGGGAATGCCGACGCCGGCAGACGCCCTTGTGGAGGTCCCGATGGAGTGGCCGCTGGTCTGTTCCGAGTTCTGAAGCGGATTCAAATGATCTCTGTCCTGATTGTGATCACCACGGTGGTGGCCGGCTGGTCGCTGGTCGCCGGGCGGCTGGAACGACGGCATGTGCGGGCTCCTCTGGTGCTGGTGCTCGCGGGGATCGTCACGGGGGTGTTCACGCACAGCCATATCGCTGCCACGTTGAACTCAGAGGTCGCTCAGCATGTGGCCGAGGTCATCCTGGCCGTCCTGCTGTTCGTCGACGCCACCGAGCTGCCGGGCGGGCGACTGTTCGGCAACGACCCCGGCTCCGCCGCGCGGGCACTGCTGGTGGCCCTGCCGCTGAGCCTGATCACGATGGTGCTGCTGGGAACGCTGCTGCTGCCCGGGCTGCCGGTGGCGCTGCTGCTGCTCATCGCGTGCATCATCATCCCGACCGACTTCGCCCCGGCCGAGACACTGGTCCGCGACCGGCGTATCCCGGCGAGGGTGCGCAGCGTGCTCAACGTGGAGAGCGGCTACAACGACGGCATCGTGTCGCCCCTCTTCCTGTTCGCACTGATCCTCGTCGGCACCAACTCCGTCACCCACACGCCCGCGCAGGCCCTCGGCACAGCCGTGCCGTTCGCGCTGAAGGCCCTCGTGGTGGGCTTCGTGGTGGGGGCGCTGGTGGCATGGCTGATCAATCTGGCCGACCGCGCGGAGTGGATGACGGAGCAGTCCCGGCGGATCGTCGTGCTGGTCACACCGCTGCTCGCCTACACCGTGACCGTGGCGATGAACGGCAACGGCTTCGTGGCCTCGTTCGTGTGCGGGATCGCCTTCCGCTACGTCCGGCAGGCGCCGGTCCGCCGACGGGGCGCTTCGGCTCCCCACGCCTCGGACTTCCAGCTCATCGAGGACACCAACTCGATGATGACGATGTGCATGTGGTTCTTCTTCGGCAACGCCGTGGTGCTCGCCGTGGGCGAGGGCGTCCACTGGCCCACCGTCGTGCTCTGCGTCGCCGCGCTCACGGTCGTGCGCATCCTTCCGATCATGCTCGCCTTCCTCGGCTCGACGTTCACCTGGCGAGAACGGCTCATGGTCGGCGCGCTCGGACCACGCGGCACCACCTCCATCGTGTTCGGCCTGCTCGCGTTCAACGCTCTGCCGGACGGCCCGTACGCCGACACCGCCCTGTACGCCATGACCCTGACGGTGCTCGGCAGCGTTCTGCTCCACGGAGGTGGCTCGGTGATCATCGCCCGGTCCCTGACCGGCCCGCCCTCGTCGGCTGCCGGCGGCCCGGGCTCCCCCGGGACTGACGAGTCGGACTCACGGGTCGTCGCCACGCGGAACTGATGTGCCTGGCGGCGCTGTCGTGTCATACGGTGCTGCGATGTCTTGCGGTGCTGCCGCGCTTGCGGCGGGTCTGCCTCGCGGCCCCGACGGCTACCACCCCAGGCCGGTCTCCTCCAGCCACTCGGCGGGGGCGGACCCGACAGTCGCCGGATGTGCGGAGAGCGGCCGGGCGTCCAGGCTGGAGGCATGACACAGCATGTTCGCGACAAGGAGCACGAGAGCACCCTTGGGGCATCGGCCGACACCGACGTGCCGAGCCGTGACGCCACACCTGGCAGGGGCGGGCTGCTGGAACTTCTCGGCCTGACGCTGGCGGCGGGCGCCGGCATCCTGTTCGTCGTCCGTCCTGAGTTCTACGAAGCAGGGGTACAGATCCTCGCCACGCGGGCGGCCTCACTGGTCCACTGAGCCGGCGATCGGAGATCTCTCCGGTGTGGGCGTCGCTTGGCAAGGCGGCGAGCGAGTCGCGCCCCAAGGCCCTCGTGCGGGCCGTGCCCGCAGCCGCTGACGCGGTGCGCGGCCGACCACGTAGGAAAGGAAATCTGTGAACACCGCATCCGCCCCAAAGGCGACGGGTGCCGAGTCCATGCGCGCCCACGAGACGCTCAAGGCGCTGTACGGGTACGTCCGTCCGCACAGGTGGGCCGTCGCGCTCGGTCTGTTGTGCGCGCTGGCCGGGGCCGCCGACGGGCCGGAGCGCCCCCCCCGAACGGCCGGACCCGGTCTGCCAGGTGGCGGGTGTCCACAGCGGCCGCGCCACCGCGTGCCTCGCAGGACGTACGGTCGACAGCAGGCGATCACCGTACGAGTACACGTACACCCCGATGCGGGCGTACGGGTCGCCGAGAAGATGGACAGAGCAGACGAGTGTGAGGCGGAACGCCGGTGATCCGGGTAGTGGTGGTGGACGACGAGGCGCTGGTGCGGTCCGGGTTTGAACTGATCCTGAACGCCTCCGGCGGCATCCAGGTCGTGGCGACCGCGGAAGGAGCGCAGGCCGCCGACGTGATCCGACGCGAGCACCCGGACGTCGTACTTCTCGACATCCGCATGCCGGACGTGGACGGCCTGACCGTCCTGAGGGAGATCCAGACGCTGCCCGAGCCGCCGACGGTGGCCATGCTGACCACCTTCGACACCGACGAGTACATCCTGACCGCGCTGCGCTCGGGAGCCGCGGGCTTCCTGCTCAAGGACACCGAGCCCGAACAACTCGCCCAACTGGTCCGCACGCTGGCCGCGGGCGGGGTGGTGATGTCCCCGAAAGCCTCGCGGGCTCTGCTGCGCAGCCATCCGGGGGTGGCCGCGCCTCAGGACGCGGACGTGGCGCGCGTGGGCCTGCTCAGCGACCGCGAACGTGACGTCCTCGTCCTGATCGCCCAAGGACTGTCCAACGCCGACATCGGCACCCGCATCCATCTGAGCGTGGGCACCGTCAAGGACCACGTCAGCTCGATCCTGACCAAGCTGAGGGTCTCCAGCCGCGTGCAGGCGGCGCTCCTCGCGGAGCGGGCCGGACTGCTCAGCGACGACGGCGCCCACACGGCACAGGACAATGGGCGATGAGCACGGGCCAGGCACTGTGGCGGCGGGTGCCGCCCTGGGCCG
The genomic region above belongs to Streptomyces sp. CG1 and contains:
- a CDS encoding response regulator codes for the protein MIRVVVVDDEALVRSGFELILNASGGIQVVATAEGAQAADVIRREHPDVVLLDIRMPDVDGLTVLREIQTLPEPPTVAMLTTFDTDEYILTALRSGAAGFLLKDTEPEQLAQLVRTLAAGGVVMSPKASRALLRSHPGVAAPQDADVARVGLLSDRERDVLVLIAQGLSNADIGTRIHLSVGTVKDHVSSILTKLRVSSRVQAALLAERAGLLSDDGAHTAQDNGR
- a CDS encoding cation:proton antiporter; protein product: MISVLIVITTVVAGWSLVAGRLERRHVRAPLVLVLAGIVTGVFTHSHIAATLNSEVAQHVAEVILAVLLFVDATELPGGRLFGNDPGSAARALLVALPLSLITMVLLGTLLLPGLPVALLLLIACIIIPTDFAPAETLVRDRRIPARVRSVLNVESGYNDGIVSPLFLFALILVGTNSVTHTPAQALGTAVPFALKALVVGFVVGALVAWLINLADRAEWMTEQSRRIVVLVTPLLAYTVTVAMNGNGFVASFVCGIAFRYVRQAPVRRRGASAPHASDFQLIEDTNSMMTMCMWFFFGNAVVLAVGEGVHWPTVVLCVAALTVVRILPIMLAFLGSTFTWRERLMVGALGPRGTTSIVFGLLAFNALPDGPYADTALYAMTLTVLGSVLLHGGGSVIIARSLTGPPSSAAGGPGSPGTDESDSRVVATRN
- a CDS encoding NlpC/P60 family protein, giving the protein MKRLLPGIRRFSLTRNAALFLVTAVLLAASCVLSVQFRHRTDHPEASPASPGAGIPAGSGPLHFERIGNPARTVVRDRHGTVIATFTDGARTAVLTGPSRTFAEPRTTDAQVVTKSWVRLLPEAWARGAEQSDWFKTWLRSRLGSRDPDILATAFDYIAGAPARTTAAGVPYSGAARYTPGTTSDSGRARQGKPRMGSDFYDYLGIPWTFPDAVTRRPEKDRSRSVDSSGYVRLVYGYRSGFPLNSRDSPAGSGLQRTPDAIAHGRLGVPVIPLTDRRPAVIQQLQPGDLVFFRTRELPGGRIGHIGIYLGLDTADHPRFISSRKSAGGPTMGDKGGTSRLDGDGYYAQGLRAARRL
- a CDS encoding poly-gamma-glutamate biosynthesis protein PgsC/CapC, with amino-acid sequence MIPAVVTPQIAAIGIALGLVFSLLCYLTTNLSPGGMITPGWLALTLVDDLRRAAMVAGVAGLTYLLTKLLQRFVILYGKRLFAAVVLTGVLLQAGLSLLLQQQFPLLFAHQTLGFIVPGLIAYQLERQPKTATVLSTGTVTFATYVIVVSGLLLGALPTT